Within the bacterium genome, the region TCATCAAGAGCATCCGCGGATCGGATCCCGACGCCGGCCTGTACTGGCTGGCCCGGATGCTGGAGGCCGGCGAGGATCCCCGCTTCGTGGCACGGCGCCTGGTGATCCTGGCGTCGGAGGACGTGGGGATGGCCGATCCTCAGGGCCTGCTGGTGGCCGACGCCGCCGCCCGCGCCGTGGAGTACGTGGGGCTGCCCGAGGCCGCCCTGAACCTGGCGCACGCGGTCGTGTATCTGGCCACGGCTCCGAAGTCCAACCGGGTCACCGTCGCCCTGAGCCGGGCCCGCGAGGAGGTCCGCTCCCGCCGTGGCGAGGTGCCCCCGCATCTCCGCGACGCCCACTACCGGGGAGCCAAGGGACTGGGCCACGGCGAGGGCTACGAGTACCCCCACGACGACCCCCGCGGCTGGCGCCCCCAGCAGCACCGCCCCGACGAAGCCGGCGAAGGCGTGTACTACGAGCCGTCGCCCCACGGCGTCGAGCAGGAGATCCACGACCGCTGGCTGCGCGCCCGCCGGCAGCCGCCGCCGGGCGAGGAGCCCGAGGACCCCGTGCGATGATCGTGGTGGCCGCGGTGCCACCATGCACGAACAGCCGCCGGGTCAGGCGTACTGTCAAGCTACGCGGGAGCCCGATTGAGCATCGCAGGAGCACTTGTTGAGAGTTCGACTCGATCCGATGCGCATCGGCTCCTGGTGGTGCCGGGTCTCTCGATACCCGATGCGGAGGCCCTTCTCCCGCCGCTCGCTGGCGCTGCTCGCCGTCCTGGCGGCACTTCTCCTGGCAGTGGTGTTGTCCGACTTGCCCGGCATCGAGGCCCCGGGGGATGCACGCACCACCGATACGCCGGAGGCGCTGGCGCCCTCCGATGCGAACTCAACCTCGGCCGGGGTCACCGGAGAGAATGCCTCGACGCAAGGGACCGCGTCGGAAGCTCAGGGCACAACCGCGTCCACCGAACCGGAGCGCCATTGTCCACAGCGGATTCCGGAGGATCTTCGAATCACCGACACCTCTCCTGCGGCGGCCGGCATCGAGTTGTCGCAGGCGATGTACGACTGCGCCCACGAGGTCGGTCTGGCGTTCGCCACGAATACCGACGCGATCTCCACGCTGCTGTCCCGCGGGATTCGAGGCCCGCTGCTCCTAGTCGGTTCCTGGTTCGACGCCCCTCTGCTGGAAGAGATCAGGCGTCTCGCTCCGGAGCGGATCGTGGCCGCCGGGTTCGACCAGCGGATCCTTCCCCCCGCGCTCGCCGGCTTCGCCTTCGAACCGGTACCGGTGGATCAGCAGGCGACGTTCGCACCGCCCGAAGTGCCCTATGACCGCGTGTGGATCGTCGACGACGCTGAGGTGGCCGCGCCGTTGGCAGCCCTCGGCCACAGGATCGGCGTCGGGGTGGTCGCTCTGGCCGGTGATCTCCGAGCGGCCTCCCCGGAAGCGAGGGAGACGATCTCCGCCGCTTCGGAGGTGGAATTGCTCTCGGACTTCGGTGAGGATGCGGCTTGGCAGATGGACGTCATCCGTCGGGGCCATGAGATACCCGGCGGTGGGCTGGTTATGTTCGGATCCGAGCCCGGTCGCCGCCTCGTGGCCATGTACGGCCATCCGGAGTCGGCAGGCCTCGGAGTCCTGGGAGAGCAGGGCCCCGGCGGGGGCGTCGAACGCCTCGGTTCCATCGTCGCCGGCTACGACGCGGACGGTTTCCGCGTCCTGGGCACTTTCGAGGTCATTGCCACCGTCGCGTCCGCGGCCCCCGGTGCCGACGGGGACTATTCGAGGGTGACCGCTCTGGATGTGATCAGGCCCTGGGTCGAGGTCGCGGCCGCCAACGATCTGTACGTGGTCCTGGATCTGCAGCCGGGACGGACCGACTTCCTGACCCAGGCGAAGATCTACGAGGAGTTCCTTCGCCTCCCCCATGTCGGGCTCGCGCTGGATCCGGAGTGGAGACTCAAGCCGAACCAGGTCCACATGGTCCAAGTCGGAACGGTGGACGCGGCGGAGATCAACCAGGTCTCCGAGTGGCTGGCCGCTCTTGTGCGGGAGGAGGCCCTCCCCCAGAAGCTGCTCATCGTTCACCAATTCCATGTCTCCATGATCACGAACCGTCATAGGATCGAGACTCCCCCCGAGCTCGCGGTGCTGATCCACATGGACGGTCACGGCAGTCCAGGGACCAAGCAAGGCACATGGGATGTCCTGACCGCCTTGCCCGATGCTGGCGGGTTCTACTGGGGTTGGAAGAACTTCTACGACGAGGACTCCCCGATGGCCACGCCGGATCGAGTGCTGAACCTCACCCCGACGCCGGTGTTCGTATCGTTCCAATAGTGGCTACTGATTGCTGATCGACATGACGATGGCCCGCGCAATTCGATTCGCGATCGTACTTGGCGCGAGTCGCGCAATCCGGCCATCGGGAAGTCTCGCGATCCACTTGTCTGCCTTCGGCAGCGGCAGTGTGAATTCCGCGACCCCCGGGGATTGCAGATCGTCCATCGTCCACTTGCGAAAGCCGGATTGATCCGGGACTGACCACAAGATGGAAGGGCCGTGTCCGACTTTGCCTCCGGAGCGCAATTCGACGCTGCGGTAACCCGTCCATGCCAAGTAGCGACGGCTTGCCAATCCCGGCACGTCAGTCGATAGCCGGAATAACCAAGAGTTGCCCGCCGGATCCCCGCGCGATAGAGCGACGTAGTCGTCAAGCAGCAGTTCATCTTCGTACCAGTGTGTCGATACTTGGCCCATGTCGCCCAGATCTCGTCTGAGGGCATCGTCGACAAGCGAGAAGAGGAGACGCACCGCGTCGTTCCAGATTGCGACCTGGCGCTCTTGGGCCTTGCGCAGTTCCGCCTGTGTCCGGTCATAGCCCCGTTGGGCTGTCGCGGTGCGCTCAAGATCCCGGAGTGCGTCCTCGGCGCGCGCCAAGATCAACTCCGCGATTAGCCCTAGGTCGCCTCCGAGGTCGGACTCCGCTAGAGCTTCGTAGTATCGCGACCGATCCTTTCGGCGGATGATGATGCTCGGGAGGCCGGATCGGATCAGTTCCAGGTTCATGACCGCCCTCGCGGTCCGTCCGTTCCCGTCGCTGAATGGATGAATGTGAGCGAGCCATGTGTGTAGTACGACGGCTCGTAGGAGTGCAGGAGCGGACGAGTTCTTGCCCGACCACTCCTCCCAACCCTCCATGGAGGACATGACCTCCCCCCACGATCGGGGAGGCACATGAGGGGAGCCGGCAATGAGAACCTGTTCGGATCGGAAGAGGCCGGCTGTCGATCCGCCGAGAATCAAGGCGTGCAGTTCCTTTACCTGTGCAATATCGCTTGCCGTGTCGTCGTGGGCGAGTTCGACCATGCGCTCGAGTGCTCTCGACAGGTTGATCGCCGCTTCTGAGTAAGCCGGATCGTGTCCAGTGATCGTGACACCCCGCAGGATCGCCGCCTGAGTCTCGCCGACACTGAGCGTGCTTCCCTCGATCGCGTTCGACTCGGCGATCTGTTCAAAGCGCTTGTCGCCGAAGTAGGCGCGCAGGGTTTGTTCCGTGAGCCGTCCTTGGCTACGGAGTAAGTCCGCGCGCTGCTGGAGTCTTGCTGCCTTGTCGATGACCCAGCCGCCAGTGTCTTCAATGCTGTACGGGCTACCGGCAAGGTCGATAGTCATTGGAATCCCTTGCGTGCTTGACCGGGCGAGCCGCCGGTTCGGCGCTCCTTGACCCGGCTAGATTCGGCTTCACCCTACCGGTGAGCAGGTGCCGAAATGAACGATCCCCCGCCGGTTGATGTCCGCTGATCGAACTTGAGGGGCAGCCGCGCCGAGTGCAGCCGCGCCGCCCCCTGCCGCACCCACCACCACGACGACGACCCCAGCCGCGCCAGCGACGACGAACACCCCAAACCGCCCGCCCGGGTCCGGCCGCGCGACGGCTCGAAGCCGTTCGTGGCGGTGTCCATGTACGCGCGGTGGCTGAGACCTCATGAGACGACCAAGTCCAAGTGGTCGGTGGGAATGCCCGACGGCTCGGCGCATCGTATTCTGTCGGACCTCTCGGCCTTCATCGGAGACTTCGACCCCGGCACGCATCGGATCCTCGCCGCGGGCGACCTCAACATGGACTACAAACCGGCCGCTGCCGACCCTCTCACGGCCCGCGAGCGCACCGTCTTCGACCGGATGACGGCCCTCGGCCTAGAGTTCCTGGGGCCCCAGCACCCCAACGGCCGGCGGGCGGAGCCGACACCGGAGTGGCTGCCTGCCGACACCCGCAACGTGCCCACCTACCACACGGTGGCGAGGAAACCAGCGGACGCCAACATTCAACTCGACTACGTGTTCGCCTCACGCGGCTTCCACAACGAGGTCACGGCGCGCGCTCTGAACACCGTCGAAGAGTGGGGCCCCAGCGACCACTGCCGCCTGCTCATCGAGGTAGCCGCTGAGCAGGCGCGGTGGATCGCCCGATCCTCTCTGCGGGCCTCGCTGGCTCGGCTGTCCCCCTTAGGGGCTGAGGTCGGGCGCCGTCGGGTCCGGGGCCGGACCGGGGAGGTGGTCCAGCGCGGGGGAGCACAGCTCGTACTGCTCGGCGATGGTGCGTGGGTGGGCGGCGAGCGGGGAACGGACCCGCGCCGACCCTCCCACGGCGGGCCGGTGTCGCCCTCGCCGGGTACTCTGGGCCCGTGACTCGGCGTGAACTCGTCCTGGGCGCCCACCGCGAGGCCATCAAGGCCGCGGCGGCCGCCAACAAGGCCACCTCCATCGCGTTGGTGGGCTCGGCGGCCCGCGGCGATGACGGCCCCGCCAGCGACGTGGACTTCCTGGCCAGGTTCGAGACGGGGTCGTCCCTGTTCGACCTGGCGCGCCTCCAAGGCGCCCTCGCGGAGCTGCTGGGCGTCGATGTGGACGTCGTCTCTGCTGGCGGCCTCAAGCCCGACGAGTACGCGGGGCATCGGGCGATGCTCCTCGAGGCGATCATCCTTTGAACCCTCGCAGGCGAGTGGTTGGCCGAGGACCAAGGCCTCCCGCCCGGTTGGCTGAACGCCAGCGCCGCCGCCGGCAGGGCCTCCGACAATCGCGCAAGAATCCCGCGCGACAGCCCGTCGGAGCGGCTCGCCGGCTGACATTCTTTGGGGAGGACTCGCTATGGCCGGTGACGACGTTGCCCGGGAGCCGCTGATTGTTGTCGTGACCCGGCTGCAGTTGAGGGGCTGGCGGCACCTTCGGCGCTTCTTCGGGATCAACGGTGAGATCAAGGCCCAGCTGAGAGACGACCCTGGTGTGGTCCGCTATCGGCGGAGGGCCGACTTCCTGCGGCTGCGGTTCTACACCCAGTCCATCTGGCGGGAGCCCGCGGCGATCGACGACTTCGTCCGGTCCGGTGCCCACCTGCACTCGATGGTCGTCTTCGACGAGATCGCCGACCGAGCCGCCTCGGCGTTCCTGCGCTCAGAGGTGCCGGCTCCGAAGTTCCCGACCTGGCGCGAGGCTAGGAGGAGGCTCGCCTTCGGGGCCATGCGCTGATCGTGCCGAGAATTGCCCGCTTCACCGTCACGGCGCGCTCCACCCGGTTGGCGCACTGTCCGATTCTGACCTTGACGTATCGCTACCCGTGCTGTCGATCGCTGATCGAGAGGACGATGGCCCGGGCAAACGACTGGTGATCGCACTTGGAGCGAGTCGCGCAGTGCGGCTACAGTCTCCGGGATTGGTGTTGACCTTGGAGCACCCGGGAGTCCGAAACAGCATTCTGGAGGAGCGCCCTACGAATCCCGCCAAAGTCGCAAGGTCACGGCCGTTGGCCATCCACCGATTGAGTGCTCCGACGGGCGAGACGGCCTGCCGTCTCGATGAGACAAGGGGGATGAAATCAAATGAGGATCAAGCCACCGTCGTTGGTGGTTCTCTTGGCGGTCGTCTTCGCCATGGTCGCGGCTGCGTGTGGCAGCGGCGACGAGCCGGCGGCGGAAGAGACGACGGCGGCGACGGAGGCCGCGACGACGACTCAAGCGCCCGAGGTCACCACGACGACCGCGGCGCCCGAGGTCACGACGACGACCGCGGCGCCCGAGGTCACGACGACGACCGCGGCGCCCGAGGAGACCACGACCACCCCGTCGGCGCTGACGGAGGCCGACCTGATCGACGTCGGCGCCGAGCCCGGCTCGGGTGAAGGCATCAAGATCGGATACATCTCGCTCGGCGACTCCATCCCGTTCGTGAAGCTCGTCTCCGACAACATCCGCGAGCAGGCCGAGATCGCCGGTGCCGAATTCGTGTTCTGCGACGGCGAGGTGGATCCGACCAAGTCGCTCGAGTGCGCGCGCACGCTCGGTGTTCAGGAGGTTGACGTGGTCATCAACTTCAACCTGTTCGAGGATGCCGCTGCGGAGATCTGTGAGGCATACGGCAACAAGCCGACCATCTCGATCGACATCCACCAGACGTGCGAGACCTCGTTCTTCGGGGCGGACAACTTCCGGGCGGGCTTCATGACCGGAGCCTCGACCGGACTTCACATCCAGGCCGACTTCGACTGCGAGTACGACGAGTTCGTGCTGCTCAACGCGTTGGCCGCGGGTCAGGTGGTCATCGAGCGCGGAGACGGCGCCGTCGCGGGGTTCGAGGAGATCTGTGGGGAGATCCCCGAGGACAAGTTCACGTTCGTCGACGTGCCGTCGATCGCCGTGGACGAGGCGAGGGTGAACTTCGGTGACTGGCTCACCACTCACCCCGATGCCGAAGTCATCGCCGTCGCCTCGACCAACGACGACATGTTCCTCGGCGCCATCGCGGCGACTGAGGCGGCGGGTCGGGACGGTCAGGTCTTCGGCACCGCGCAGGGAGCAGACGAGAGTTCTTGGAACCGGATCGTCTGTGACGAGAGCTGGGTCGCCGACACGGCGTACTTCCCGGAGCGGTACGGGCGGACGACGGTTCCGGCAGCCATCGCGGCGGCTCAGGGGATCCCGATCCCGGATCCGTTGTTCGTCAACCACATCGTGCTGACGAACAACCCCGCGATCCTGGGAACGGACCTTTTCCCGACTGCGCCGTTCACCGACTTCTATCCAGACCAGACCTGCGGCTAGCGGGCTAGCGACCGAGATTCGATGGAAGCCTGAGTGCACAAGGACCCCGGGCCCTTTCCAGCGAAGGGCCCGGGGTTCCCTTTTCAACAGGACGAAGGATGGCCCCACCGAGGTGCTGACGTAGGAGATCAACGGTGAGGACAACCAAGGCGTCGAGTCCCGCCAACACCGCTGAGCCGGACGTTCGAACCCGATCGCGGCTCGGGCGCGTTCCGGAGTGGGCCGCATTGCTCGTGGTGCTGCTCGCCCTCGGCACCTTTTTCTCGATCCAGTCGGAATTCCTCCTGAGACCGAACAATCTGGTCAACGTCGTCACCAACGTGGCGGTGCTCGGGATCATCGCCGCCCCTGCGACGATGCTGCTCATCGCCGGACAGGTCGACCTGTCGGTCGCTTCCTGCGCCGTGTTCGTCGGGATGGTGATGGCGAATGTGGCCCCCACGTCGATGACGCTGGCCATCTTCGCCGCGATCGGCGCCGGCCTCTTGGTGGGGATCATCAATGCGGTGGGGGTGGTCGTGCTCCGGGTCAATTCGATCATCACAACCCTGGCGACGCTCGCCGCTTTCCGGGGCGCCGCCAAACTGGTCTCCGGAGGCCAGACGCTCATTCTCGACGGGTTCGGTGGGCTCGGGACCAACCGAATCCTGAGCGTGCCACTCTCGGCGTACATGTTCGCCTTCGTCGCGTTGCTCTACCACCTGGTCCTGCGATACACTAGGTTCGGGAAGCACATCTACGCAATGGGCGGCGACGATCGGGCCGCCCGCCTCGCCGGCATCAAGGTCAGTAGGAACATCGTCGTCGGTTTTCTGCTGTCGGCGGTGAGCGCGATCCTCGCTGGCCTGATCCTGGTGTCACAGCTCGGGGCCTCGTCACCTATCGCCGCTCAGGGGCTCGAGCTGCAAGTGATCACCGCGGTCATCCTGGGCGGCGCCAGCCTCAGCGGCGGCCGCGGCTCCATGATGGGCACGATCGTCGCGGTCTTCATCATCGGACTGCTCGACAACGGCCTCAACTTGCTGAGCGTGCAGTCGTTCTGGCAGGAGATCATCCTGGGAGCCCTCCTGCTGTCGGCGGTCGCCTTCGACCAGTTCAGGATCAGGGTGAGCCAGCGGTGACCCGACGAGTTCGGTGGCAGGAGCGTGCATGACTGAGACTGCGCCATTCATCCAGACGGTCACCGGCCCCGTCGCGCCCGGGGAGCTCGGCGTGACGATGCCCCACGAGCACGTCTTCCTGCACAACCCGTCGTTCGTCGAGCCGCAGGAGGCGTCGGAGCGCTTCCGGGCCCACGAGCCGGTGTCGGAGAGCAACATCGAATGGGTCCGCCAGTACTGGACCAGCAACGTCGACAACCTCCAGCTGTACGACGAGGAGGTCGCCATCGAGGAGGTGCGGCGGTACTACCGAGCCGGCGGCGACGCCATCGTCGACCCGACGACGCGGTGGATCGCACGCGACCCCAGGGCGCTGTTCCGGGTCTCGCGGGCCACCGGGGTCAAGATCGTCGCCGGCACCGGGTTCTACGTCGCCGAGACCCACCCCGGCGACATGGACCGACGATCCGACGCCGACCTGGCCGCCGAGATGATCCACGAGCTCACCACCGGGATCGACGACACCGGCGTCAAGGCCGGGCTCATCGGCGAGATGGGCTGCTACTGGCCGCTGCGGGACGCGGAACGCAAGGCACTGCGCGCCGCCGCCATCGCTTCGCTGGAGACGAACGCCGCGGTGATGGTGCACCCGGGCCGCGATCCTGCCGCCCCGGCCGAGATCATCGACGTGCTCACCACCGCCGGCATGGACACGAGCAGGATCATCATCGCCCACATCGACCGGACCGTCCTCGAGCCGAAGGAGGTCCTGGACCTCGCCGAGACCGGCGTCTACCTGGAGTACGACATCTTCGGCCAGGAGACCTCCATGTTCCCCACCGTGGGCGTGATGACCGACGCCGGGCTCGTGCCGAGGCGTCCGGCCGGGCTGTCGATGCCGAACGACGCCGAACGTCTCGACCGGGTGGATCTCCTGGTGGAGCACGGGTTCGCGGAACGGGTCCTCATGTCGATGGACATCTGCACCAAGCACCGTCTGCACCGCTACGGCGGGCACGGCTACGACTACATCGTGGAGCACATCGTCCCCTGGATGCGGAGGCGGGGCACGTCTCAGGACGTTCTCGACACGATCCTGCGAGCGAACCCGCAGCGGGTGTTCAGCATGACCGGCGCCGGTGGGCCCTGAGGAATGCCTCGGCTGAGAGCGGGCGTGATCGGAGCCGGCTCGTGGGCCGTCGCCTCCCACATCCCCAACCTCCTGAAGCGCACCGACGACGTCGCACTCGTCGGCTTCGCGCGGCCCGAGCAGGCGCTGATCCCGTGGATCACCGAGCAGTTCGGGTTCGAGCGCGGCGTCACCGATCACCGCGAGCTCCTCGAGATGGGCTTGGACGTATGCATCGTCTCCAGCCCCAACCGGTACCACTACGAGCACGCCAAGGCCGCGATGGAGGCGGGTGCCCATGTGATGGTCGAGAAGCCGTTCACGATCGACCCCGCCGATGCCTGGAATCTCGTCGAGACGGCCGAGCGGCTCGGGCGACACCTCGTCCTGGCGCTCGGTTGGAACTACAAGCCGATGGTGGCCCGCGCCAAGGAACTGGTCGAGGAGCACGGGGGCTTCGGCGAGGTGGAGCACGTGACGGTCGACATGTCCTCGGCGGCGCGCGAGCTGCTCGCCGAGGCCCGGTCGTACGACGCGGGGTCGCCGGTGGCGACGGCGCGGCCCGAGACCTACACAGACCCCTCGCTCTCGGGGGGCGGATACGCCCAGGCCCAGGTGTCGCACGCACTCGGCCTGGCGCTGTGGTTGGCCGAGGACCTGCGGGCGTCCGAGGTGTTCTCCATGATGACGGCGCCCCTCGAGGCGCCCGTCGAGCTCCACGACGCGATGACCGTCCGGTTCGCCAACGGGGCCATCGGCACGGTCTCGGGGACTTCGTGCCACCTGGGGTACCGCGGCAACAAGCACGTCCTGTCGGTGCGCATCATCGGGTCCGAAGGAATGCTTTCAGTGGATCTGGGGCGTGAGTTCGTCCACTGGTTCGGCGGCGCCGACCAGGACATCGACGTAGAGCTCGACGACCGCGCCGGGGACTACGACTGCGACGGCCCGGTGCACACGCTGATCGACCTCGCCCTGGGACGCGACACCCGCAACCGGTCACCGGGACACGTCGGGGCGAGATCGGTGGAGATCACAGAAGCCGCCTACCGGAGTGCCGCCGCGGGAGGCGTGGCGACGGTGCGCTGACGCCCGGCCGAGCGCCTGCGACCGCAACCGTTGCCGACTCGCCCCGCACTAGGTCATCACCCACCCTCCGGTGACGTCGAGGCTCGCTCCGTTGATGTAGGACGCATCGTCGGAGGCCAAGAACGCGATGACCGCAGCCACCTCCGATCCCTCCCCCAGCCGGCACAGCGGGCTGGCGGCGAGCACCGATGACTCGAGATCGGGATCCTTGACGAACTGGCCGCGAGCCATCGGGGTGTTGATTGCCCCGGGGAGCACGGCGTTCACGGTGACGCCGGACCGGCCGTAGTTGCGGGCGAAGTTCTTGGTGATGCTGACCATGCCTGCCTTCGAGGCCGAGTAGACGCACGACTGCGAGATGCCGCCCGTCCGGGCGCCGACGCTCGACACGTTGATGATCCGGCCCCAACCGCGCTCCGCCATGCCGGCGACGGCCGCCACCGAGAGCACGAACGGGGCCCGGAGGTTGACCGCCATCGTCCGATCGAACTCGTCGTCGCTGATCTCGTCGACGGGCTTCTCGACCAGGATCGCCGCATTGTTCACCAGGATGTCGACCGCCCCGATCCCGGCGACGACCCGCCGACAGGTGTCGGTGTCGGCCAAGTCGGCCTGGATGGCTTCGAAGCTGGCATCGGGTTGGGGCTGCACATCGAGCCCGTGGACTCGAT harbors:
- a CDS encoding Fic family protein, whose protein sequence is MTIDLAGSPYSIEDTGGWVIDKAARLQQRADLLRSQGRLTEQTLRAYFGDKRFEQIAESNAIEGSTLSVGETQAAILRGVTITGHDPAYSEAAINLSRALERMVELAHDDTASDIAQVKELHALILGGSTAGLFRSEQVLIAGSPHVPPRSWGEVMSSMEGWEEWSGKNSSAPALLRAVVLHTWLAHIHPFSDGNGRTARAVMNLELIRSGLPSIIIRRKDRSRYYEALAESDLGGDLGLIAELILARAEDALRDLERTATAQRGYDRTQAELRKAQERQVAIWNDAVRLLFSLVDDALRRDLGDMGQVSTHWYEDELLLDDYVALSRGDPAGNSWLFRLSTDVPGLASRRYLAWTGYRSVELRSGGKVGHGPSILWSVPDQSGFRKWTMDDLQSPGVAEFTLPLPKADKWIARLPDGRIARLAPSTIANRIARAIVMSISNQ
- a CDS encoding nucleotidyltransferase domain-containing protein; translation: MTRRELVLGAHREAIKAAAAANKATSIALVGSAARGDDGPASDVDFLARFETGSSLFDLARLQGALAELLGVDVDVVSAGGLKPDEYAGHRAMLLEAIIL
- a CDS encoding substrate-binding domain-containing protein, which encodes MRIKPPSLVVLLAVVFAMVAAACGSGDEPAAEETTAATEAATTTQAPEVTTTTAAPEVTTTTAAPEVTTTTAAPEETTTTPSALTEADLIDVGAEPGSGEGIKIGYISLGDSIPFVKLVSDNIREQAEIAGAEFVFCDGEVDPTKSLECARTLGVQEVDVVINFNLFEDAAAEICEAYGNKPTISIDIHQTCETSFFGADNFRAGFMTGASTGLHIQADFDCEYDEFVLLNALAAGQVVIERGDGAVAGFEEICGEIPEDKFTFVDVPSIAVDEARVNFGDWLTTHPDAEVIAVASTNDDMFLGAIAATEAAGRDGQVFGTAQGADESSWNRIVCDESWVADTAYFPERYGRTTVPAAIAAAQGIPIPDPLFVNHIVLTNNPAILGTDLFPTAPFTDFYPDQTCG
- a CDS encoding ABC transporter permease, which encodes MVLLALGTFFSIQSEFLLRPNNLVNVVTNVAVLGIIAAPATMLLIAGQVDLSVASCAVFVGMVMANVAPTSMTLAIFAAIGAGLLVGIINAVGVVVLRVNSIITTLATLAAFRGAAKLVSGGQTLILDGFGGLGTNRILSVPLSAYMFAFVALLYHLVLRYTRFGKHIYAMGGDDRAARLAGIKVSRNIVVGFLLSAVSAILAGLILVSQLGASSPIAAQGLELQVITAVILGGASLSGGRGSMMGTIVAVFIIGLLDNGLNLLSVQSFWQEIILGALLLSAVAFDQFRIRVSQR
- a CDS encoding aryldialkylphosphatase; this translates as MTETAPFIQTVTGPVAPGELGVTMPHEHVFLHNPSFVEPQEASERFRAHEPVSESNIEWVRQYWTSNVDNLQLYDEEVAIEEVRRYYRAGGDAIVDPTTRWIARDPRALFRVSRATGVKIVAGTGFYVAETHPGDMDRRSDADLAAEMIHELTTGIDDTGVKAGLIGEMGCYWPLRDAERKALRAAAIASLETNAAVMVHPGRDPAAPAEIIDVLTTAGMDTSRIIIAHIDRTVLEPKEVLDLAETGVYLEYDIFGQETSMFPTVGVMTDAGLVPRRPAGLSMPNDAERLDRVDLLVEHGFAERVLMSMDICTKHRLHRYGGHGYDYIVEHIVPWMRRRGTSQDVLDTILRANPQRVFSMTGAGGP
- a CDS encoding Gfo/Idh/MocA family oxidoreductase: MIGAGSWAVASHIPNLLKRTDDVALVGFARPEQALIPWITEQFGFERGVTDHRELLEMGLDVCIVSSPNRYHYEHAKAAMEAGAHVMVEKPFTIDPADAWNLVETAERLGRHLVLALGWNYKPMVARAKELVEEHGGFGEVEHVTVDMSSAARELLAEARSYDAGSPVATARPETYTDPSLSGGGYAQAQVSHALGLALWLAEDLRASEVFSMMTAPLEAPVELHDAMTVRFANGAIGTVSGTSCHLGYRGNKHVLSVRIIGSEGMLSVDLGREFVHWFGGADQDIDVELDDRAGDYDCDGPVHTLIDLALGRDTRNRSPGHVGARSVEITEAAYRSAAAGGVATVR
- a CDS encoding SDR family NAD(P)-dependent oxidoreductase, encoding MVRTALVTGSAQGIGRAAAEALAAAGHRVHGLDVQPQPDASFEAIQADLADTDTCRRVVAGIGAVDILVNNAAILVEKPVDEISDDEFDRTMAVNLRAPFVLSVAAVAGMAERGWGRIINVSSVGARTGGISQSCVYSASKAGMVSITKNFARNYGRSGVTVNAVLPGAINTPMARGQFVKDPDLESSVLAASPLCRLGEGSEVAAVIAFLASDDASYINGASLDVTGGWVMT